A window of Roseovarius sp. THAF27 contains these coding sequences:
- a CDS encoding cobalt-precorrin-6A reductase — MTLLLLAGTGEAKTIAARLHASGIAATASLAGASRAPAPLALPTRSGGFGGEAAFRTYLSDQAITAVLDATHPFADRISQRTARVCADLGMPYCQVLRPPWTPGPGDDWTLIDREEEAAAHIPPGSTVFLATGRQTLHRFANLSACTVISRQINVPDTPFPFPNGRFLQGDPPFSERQEYDLFKSLGIDWLIAKNAGGTTPRTKLDAARRLGLRVALINRPPQPDARRVETVEDALAWVRSL, encoded by the coding sequence GTGACGCTCCTTTTGCTCGCCGGCACAGGCGAGGCCAAGACCATCGCCGCCCGCCTGCACGCAAGCGGCATCGCGGCCACCGCCTCGCTCGCCGGCGCCTCCCGCGCGCCCGCACCACTGGCCCTGCCCACGCGCAGCGGCGGCTTCGGGGGCGAGGCCGCGTTCCGCACCTACCTGAGCGATCAGGCGATCACTGCCGTGCTCGACGCCACGCATCCCTTCGCCGATCGCATCTCGCAGCGCACCGCCCGGGTCTGTGCCGACCTCGGCATGCCCTACTGCCAGGTACTGCGCCCGCCCTGGACACCGGGGCCGGGCGACGACTGGACCCTGATCGACCGCGAGGAAGAGGCCGCCGCCCACATCCCGCCCGGCTCCACCGTCTTTCTCGCCACCGGCCGCCAGACGCTGCACCGTTTCGCCAACCTGTCCGCCTGCACCGTCATCAGCCGCCAGATCAACGTGCCCGACACGCCCTTTCCCTTCCCGAACGGCCGCTTTCTGCAAGGCGATCCGCCCTTTTCGGAGCGCCAGGAATACGACCTTTTCAAATCCCTCGGCATCGACTGGCTGATTGCCAAGAACGCGGGTGGCACGACACCCCGCACCAAGCTCGACGCCGCCCGCCGCCTCGGGCTGCGCGTCGCGCTGATCAACCGTCCGCCCCAGCCGGACGCACGCCGCGTCGAAACTGTCGAGGACGCCCTTGCATGGGTGCGTTCGCTGTGA
- a CDS encoding VOC family protein has product MKLEHVNITVPDPGASAAILCDLFGWHVRWQGAAKDNGFTVHVGDDDSYLALYAPDKDLQPTGETYGRIGGLNHVGVTVDDLGGTEAKVKAAGYTPHNHADYEPGRRFYFDGPDGIEFEVVTYD; this is encoded by the coding sequence ATGAAACTCGAACATGTCAACATCACCGTCCCCGATCCCGGGGCCAGCGCCGCGATCCTGTGCGATCTCTTCGGCTGGCACGTCCGCTGGCAGGGGGCGGCCAAGGACAACGGCTTTACCGTTCATGTCGGCGACGACGACAGCTACCTCGCGCTCTACGCGCCCGACAAGGACCTTCAGCCGACGGGCGAGACCTATGGACGGATCGGCGGCCTGAACCATGTGGGCGTCACGGTGGACGACCTCGGGGGAACCGAGGCGAAGGTCAAGGCCGCCGGCTACACGCCCCACAACCACGCCGATTACGAACCGGGGCGGCGCTTCTATTTCGACGGCCCCGACGGGATCGAATTCGAGGTGGTGACCTATGACTGA
- a CDS encoding DMT family transporter gives MTDSAHTPRAIGLLLYTGALLGAGLPLGKLASGAGVPPLVWAMVISAGAAGVLVPVLVVQRRFALPRGRMLRYAAISGTLSFAAVNALLFWVIPHVGAGYAGLMFALSPVATLAVTALAGLATPPRLGIIGIGLGLAGAALVALTRGGAIGTDGAGGLGWAVLGFALPAILAIGNVYRTLDWPEGAHPAALAAWSHIFALLALGLLQLALTGDVPLERLHAVPHLVLPQMLVAGLTFPAYFALQRAGGPVLLSQIGYVAAAVGLAAGTVLLGEVYAPLTWAGAAVVAIGIALTIRAQLSPAPEVPRRAPSAGCA, from the coding sequence ATGACTGACAGCGCCCACACCCCCCGCGCCATCGGCCTTTTGCTCTATACCGGGGCGCTGCTGGGCGCCGGCCTGCCGCTGGGCAAGCTGGCGTCCGGTGCAGGGGTGCCGCCGCTGGTCTGGGCCATGGTGATTTCCGCCGGGGCCGCCGGCGTTCTGGTGCCGGTGCTGGTGGTCCAGCGGCGCTTCGCGCTGCCCCGGGGGCGGATGCTGCGCTATGCAGCCATATCCGGCACGCTCAGCTTTGCCGCGGTCAACGCGCTTCTGTTTTGGGTGATCCCGCATGTCGGCGCGGGCTATGCCGGGCTGATGTTCGCCCTCTCGCCGGTGGCGACGCTGGCGGTGACGGCGCTGGCAGGCCTTGCCACGCCGCCCCGGCTGGGGATCATCGGCATCGGTCTGGGCCTTGCCGGAGCGGCGCTGGTGGCGCTGACGCGGGGCGGGGCGATTGGGACGGACGGGGCAGGGGGCCTGGGCTGGGCGGTCCTGGGCTTCGCGCTTCCGGCGATCCTGGCCATCGGCAATGTCTATCGCACGCTCGACTGGCCCGAGGGCGCACACCCCGCCGCCCTCGCGGCGTGGAGCCATATCTTCGCGCTCCTGGCGCTGGGCCTGCTGCAACTCGCCCTGACCGGCGACGTGCCGCTCGAGCGTCTGCATGCCGTGCCGCATCTCGTCCTGCCCCAGATGCTGGTCGCGGGCCTGACCTTCCCGGCCTATTTCGCCCTGCAACGCGCGGGCGGCCCGGTGCTGCTCAGCCAGATCGGCTATGTCGCCGCCGCCGTGGGGCTGGCCGCCGGCACGGTGCTGCTGGGCGAGGTCTATGCCCCGCTCACCTGGGCCGGGGCGGCGGTGGTCGCCATCGGCATTGCCCTGACCATCCGCGCGCAGCTCTCCCCGGCGCCGGAGGTCCCCCGGCGGGCGCCCTCCGCGGGATGCGCTTGA
- the cysS gene encoding cysteine--tRNA ligase: MTTLKLHNTRTRKKEVFEPLNKDDVRMYVCGPTVYDRAHLGNARPVVVFDVLYRLLRHVYGEDHVTYVRNFTDVDDKINTRAAETGRDISDITAETTQWFLDDMGSLGALEPNEMPRATQYIPQMVAMIEKLIADEYAYEREGHVLFRVRKYADYGRLSGRSVDDMIAGARVEVAPFKEDPMDFVLWKPSDETQPGWDSPWGRGRPGWHIECSAMAFELLGNSFDIHGGGNDLMFPHHENEIAQSCCAHPEGQFAQVWMHNEMLQVEGKKMSKSLGNFFTVKDLLDQGIPGEVIRFVFLSTHYRKPMDWTAEKAREAEITLREWIETADLDCSGEVDEIVLEALSDDLNTAMAIQRMHELYATGDARSLTASAALLGWDLAALQQANWAKPFKVEMEAGVELEEGVDFQPTIGVMGWGSFQKEVIDECMNIARFWLTLRREKSWDDADSLRSKAASIGIELRAHKSENGVNGATAELRYNFDPAKLEALK, encoded by the coding sequence ATGACAACACTAAAACTCCACAACACCCGCACCCGGAAGAAAGAGGTGTTCGAGCCTCTGAACAAGGACGATGTGCGCATGTATGTCTGCGGCCCCACCGTCTATGACCGCGCCCACCTGGGCAACGCGCGGCCCGTGGTGGTGTTCGACGTGCTCTACCGGCTGTTGCGGCACGTGTATGGCGAGGATCACGTCACCTACGTCCGCAACTTCACCGACGTCGATGACAAGATCAACACCCGCGCCGCCGAGACCGGGCGCGATATCTCGGACATCACCGCCGAAACCACCCAGTGGTTCCTGGACGACATGGGCAGCCTCGGCGCGCTTGAACCCAACGAGATGCCGCGCGCCACGCAATACATACCGCAGATGGTGGCGATGATCGAGAAACTGATCGCGGATGAGTATGCCTACGAGAGGGAAGGCCATGTCCTCTTTCGCGTCCGCAAATACGCCGACTACGGCAGACTCTCCGGCCGCTCGGTCGACGACATGATCGCCGGCGCCCGGGTCGAGGTCGCCCCTTTCAAGGAAGACCCGATGGATTTCGTCCTCTGGAAACCTTCCGATGAGACGCAACCGGGCTGGGACAGCCCTTGGGGCAGGGGCCGCCCCGGCTGGCACATCGAATGCTCTGCCATGGCCTTCGAGTTGCTCGGCAACAGCTTCGACATCCACGGCGGCGGCAACGACCTGATGTTCCCCCACCACGAGAACGAGATCGCCCAAAGCTGCTGCGCCCACCCCGAGGGGCAATTCGCGCAGGTCTGGATGCACAACGAGATGCTTCAGGTCGAGGGCAAGAAGATGTCCAAGAGCCTGGGTAATTTCTTCACGGTGAAGGATCTGTTGGATCAGGGCATTCCCGGCGAGGTGATCCGCTTCGTGTTCCTCAGCACGCATTACCGCAAGCCGATGGACTGGACGGCAGAAAAGGCGCGGGAGGCGGAAATTACATTGAGAGAATGGATTGAAACTGCTGACCTCGATTGTTCGGGGGAAGTCGACGAGATAGTGCTTGAGGCGCTGTCCGATGATCTGAACACCGCAATGGCAATTCAAAGAATGCATGAGTTGTACGCAACGGGTGATGCTCGCTCGCTTACAGCGTCAGCTGCTCTGCTTGGTTGGGACCTTGCGGCACTTCAACAAGCTAACTGGGCAAAACCATTCAAGGTCGAGATGGAGGCGGGGGTCGAACTAGAGGAAGGTGTGGACTTTCAGCCGACCATAGGCGTCATGGGGTGGGGAAGCTTTCAAAAAGAAGTAATTGATGAATGCATGAATATTGCGCGTTTTTGGTTGACCCTTCGTAGGGAAAAGTCATGGGACGACGCAGATAGCCTACGCAGTAAGGCAGCCTCGATCGGTATCGAACTGCGCGCTCACAAATCAGAAAATGGTGTAAACGGCGCGACAGCAGAACTTAGGTACAACTTCGACCCCGCCAAATTGGAGGCCCTCAAATGA
- the cimA gene encoding citramalate synthase: MTKTRLSLYDTTLRDGQQTQGVQFSTAEKQAIATTLDQLGVDYIEGGWPGANPTDSAFFDAAPETRARLTAFGMTKRAGRSAENDDVLAAVMNAGTASICLVGKTDIFHVETALGIAPDENLENISASIAHIVKQGREALFDAEHFFDGYARDPAYTLDCLKAAHQAGARWIVLCDTNGGTLPHRIADVVSDVIAAGIPGERLGIHTHNDTENAVAGSLAAVDAGARQIQGTLNGLGERCGNANLTALIPTLLLKEPYASHYQTGVTLEALEGITMASRQLDEILNRVPMKQSAYVGASAFAHKAGLHASAIVKDPTTYEHIDPATVGNARIIPMSNQAGQSNLRNRLSEAGLEIEKDNPALPRILEEVKTRENRGYTYDMAQASFELVARRELGLLPEFFEVKRYKVTVERRKNKYNKMVSLSEAVVVVKVDGEKKLSVSESMDETGTDRGPVNALAQALAKDLGRYQDAIADMRLVDFKVRITQGGTEAVTRVIIDSEDGQGRRWSTVGVSPNIIDASFEALLEAINWKLLRDGGEA, from the coding sequence ATGACCAAAACCCGCCTCAGCCTCTACGACACCACCCTGCGCGACGGCCAGCAAACCCAGGGCGTGCAATTCTCCACCGCCGAGAAGCAGGCCATCGCCACCACGCTCGACCAACTCGGCGTCGACTATATCGAAGGCGGCTGGCCCGGGGCAAACCCCACCGACAGCGCCTTCTTCGACGCCGCCCCCGAGACCCGCGCGCGCCTCACCGCCTTCGGCATGACCAAGCGGGCCGGACGAAGCGCTGAAAATGACGACGTTCTGGCGGCGGTCATGAATGCCGGCACCGCCTCGATCTGCCTCGTCGGCAAGACCGATATCTTCCACGTCGAAACCGCCCTCGGCATCGCCCCCGACGAAAACCTCGAAAACATCTCCGCCTCCATCGCCCATATCGTGAAACAGGGCCGCGAGGCGCTGTTCGATGCCGAGCATTTCTTCGACGGCTACGCCCGCGATCCCGCCTATACGCTCGACTGCCTGAAGGCCGCGCATCAGGCCGGCGCCCGCTGGATCGTGCTGTGCGACACAAATGGCGGCACGCTCCCGCACCGCATCGCCGACGTGGTATCGGACGTCATCGCCGCCGGCATCCCCGGCGAACGCCTGGGCATCCACACCCATAACGACACCGAGAACGCCGTCGCAGGCAGCCTCGCCGCCGTGGATGCAGGCGCGCGCCAGATACAAGGCACGCTCAATGGCCTGGGCGAGCGCTGCGGCAACGCCAACCTCACCGCGCTCATCCCCACGCTTTTGTTGAAAGAACCCTACGCCAGCCACTACCAGACGGGTGTCACCCTCGAAGCGCTCGAAGGCATCACCATGGCCTCGCGCCAACTGGACGAGATCCTCAACCGCGTCCCGATGAAGCAATCCGCCTACGTGGGCGCCTCCGCCTTCGCCCACAAGGCGGGCCTGCACGCCAGCGCCATCGTCAAGGATCCGACCACCTACGAACATATCGACCCCGCCACCGTCGGCAACGCCCGCATCATCCCCATGTCCAACCAGGCGGGCCAGTCCAACCTGCGCAACCGCCTCTCCGAGGCCGGGCTGGAGATCGAAAAGGACAACCCCGCGCTCCCGCGCATCCTCGAAGAGGTCAAGACCCGCGAAAACCGCGGCTACACCTACGACATGGCGCAGGCCAGCTTCGAGCTGGTCGCCCGCCGCGAACTGGGCCTTCTGCCGGAATTCTTCGAAGTCAAGCGCTACAAGGTCACGGTCGAGCGCCGCAAGAACAAGTACAACAAGATGGTGTCCCTGTCCGAGGCCGTCGTGGTCGTCAAAGTCGACGGCGAGAAGAAACTGTCGGTCAGCGAGTCCATGGACGAAACCGGCACCGATCGTGGCCCGGTGAACGCCCTGGCCCAGGCGCTGGCCAAGGACCTCGGCCGCTACCAGGACGCCATCGCCGACATGCGGCTGGTGGACTTCAAGGTGCGCATCACCCAAGGCGGGACCGAGGCCGTCACCCGCGTCATCATCGACAGCGAGGACGGGCAGGGGCGGCGCTGGTCGACCGTGGGCGTGTCGCCCAACATAATCGACGCCTCCTTCGAGGCGCTGCTCGAAGCAATAAACTGGAAACTTTTGCGCGACGGCGGCGAGGCCTGA
- a CDS encoding pyridoxal phosphate-dependent aminotransferase: protein MALSKRITGLTGGGSDGWDVYYKAKDMMDAGEDVAMLTIGEHDIGTDDSILDAMHAATKAGHVGYSMFNGNLNLRETVARRVTARTGVATTPDNVLVVPGGQAGLFAAHHAACDEGDRALYIDPFYATYPGTIRAVGAKDVAVAARPERMFQPDPADIAAAAAQGAKSLLINTPNNPTGAVYGRETLEGIGRVCRDHDMWLISDEVYDTQLWEGDHLSPRMLDGMAERTLVIGSLSKSHAMTGSRIGWVVGPEEAISHMGNLSTHTTYGVAGFVQEAACYALGKGQDFEAEVAAPFRRRRDLVLGLLEGQDVVRPIPAQGAMFVMLDVRATGLSGEDFALRLLERHKVAVMPGESFGRAAAGHVRVALTVADDRLREALARLVEMASELAGVAA from the coding sequence ATGGCATTGTCGAAGCGGATCACGGGGCTGACGGGCGGCGGATCGGACGGCTGGGACGTCTATTACAAGGCCAAGGACATGATGGACGCGGGCGAGGATGTCGCCATGCTGACCATCGGCGAGCACGATATCGGCACCGATGACAGCATCCTGGACGCGATGCATGCCGCCACCAAGGCGGGGCATGTGGGCTATTCGATGTTCAACGGCAACCTGAACCTGCGCGAGACGGTGGCCCGGCGGGTGACCGCGCGGACGGGTGTGGCGACCACGCCGGACAACGTCTTGGTCGTGCCGGGCGGCCAGGCGGGGCTCTTCGCGGCGCATCACGCGGCCTGTGACGAGGGTGACCGGGCGCTTTACATCGATCCGTTCTATGCCACCTACCCCGGCACGATCCGGGCGGTGGGCGCGAAGGATGTGGCGGTGGCCGCGCGGCCCGAGCGGATGTTCCAGCCCGATCCGGCGGATATCGCGGCAGCGGCGGCGCAGGGCGCGAAAAGCCTGCTGATCAACACGCCGAACAATCCCACCGGCGCGGTCTATGGCCGCGAGACGCTGGAGGGGATCGGCCGGGTTTGCCGGGATCACGACATGTGGCTGATCTCGGACGAGGTTTACGACACGCAGCTGTGGGAGGGCGACCACCTGAGCCCCCGGATGCTGGACGGGATGGCCGAGCGCACGCTGGTGATCGGGTCGCTGTCGAAAAGCCATGCGATGACCGGCAGCCGCATCGGCTGGGTCGTGGGACCGGAGGAGGCGATTTCGCATATGGGCAACCTGTCGACCCACACAACCTATGGCGTGGCCGGCTTCGTGCAGGAGGCGGCGTGTTACGCGCTTGGCAAGGGCCAGGATTTCGAGGCAGAGGTGGCGGCTCCCTTCCGGCGGCGGCGCGACCTGGTGCTGGGGCTGCTGGAGGGTCAGGACGTGGTGCGCCCGATCCCGGCGCAGGGCGCGATGTTCGTGATGCTGGACGTGCGGGCGACCGGGCTGTCGGGCGAGGACTTTGCGCTGCGCCTGCTGGAGCGGCACAAGGTGGCGGTGATGCCGGGCGAGAGTTTCGGCCGCGCCGCGGCGGGGCATGTGCGCGTGGCGCTGACGGTGGCGGATGACCGGCTGCGCGAGGCGTTGGCGCGGCTGGTGGAGATGGCGTCGGAGCTGGCGGGCGTGGCGGCCTGA
- the soxR gene encoding redox-sensitive transcriptional activator SoxR, translating into MPVRPLPDRGLTIGYVAERTGLAPSAIRYYEDEGLVRPDRNDAGHRRYARSDIRRLSFVMISQGLGFSLPEIRAALAELPERRTPGKADWARISRRFGAVLDERIAQMQALRARLDGCIGCGCLSLKTCALYNPKDKARVRGPGPRYVMGDRSDEI; encoded by the coding sequence ATGCCCGTCAGACCCTTGCCGGATCGCGGCCTGACGATCGGCTATGTTGCCGAGCGCACCGGCCTCGCGCCGTCGGCCATACGGTACTACGAGGACGAGGGGCTGGTGCGCCCGGATCGCAACGACGCCGGGCACCGGCGCTATGCACGGTCGGACATCAGGCGGCTGAGCTTTGTGATGATCTCGCAAGGGCTGGGTTTCAGCCTGCCCGAGATCCGCGCGGCGCTGGCCGAGCTGCCCGAGCGCCGCACGCCGGGCAAGGCGGACTGGGCGCGGATCTCGCGCCGGTTCGGGGCGGTGCTGGACGAGCGGATCGCGCAGATGCAGGCGCTCAGGGCGCGGCTGGACGGGTGCATCGGCTGCGGCTGCCTGTCGCTGAAGACCTGCGCGCTTTACAATCCCAAGGACAAGGCGAGGGTGCGCGGGCCGGGGCCGCGCTATGTGATGGGGGACCGCTCGGACGAGATTTGA
- a CDS encoding squalene/phytoene synthase family protein — protein sequence MALDPDIMACAGLVHRGDPERFAATMAAPVPAREKLFPLYAFNVEVSRAPWVTQESMIAEMRLQWWRDVLEEIRTGAEVRRHEVATPLARVLDTDMAARLDALVEARRWDIYRDPFEDMSAFRGHLTNTSGLLLLAAARTLGDAPEEPILKAGYAQGVANWLRAVPELERQGRIPLVEGTHAAIRALADDALTDLAEARRTRPAPEVRPAMLALWQTDAILKKARRDPAAVSENRLTLPPFRSRLGLMHRALTGRW from the coding sequence ATGGCGCTCGACCCAGACATCATGGCCTGCGCGGGCCTCGTCCATCGCGGCGACCCCGAGCGTTTCGCCGCCACCATGGCCGCCCCGGTGCCCGCGCGCGAAAAGCTCTTTCCGCTCTACGCCTTCAATGTCGAGGTTTCCCGTGCTCCGTGGGTCACGCAGGAGAGCATGATCGCCGAAATGCGCCTGCAATGGTGGCGCGACGTGCTGGAAGAGATCCGCACGGGCGCCGAGGTCCGCCGCCACGAGGTCGCCACGCCGCTTGCCAGGGTGCTGGACACGGACATGGCCGCACGGTTGGATGCGCTGGTCGAGGCCCGCCGCTGGGACATCTACCGCGACCCGTTCGAGGACATGAGCGCTTTCCGCGGCCACCTCACCAACACGTCCGGTCTGCTGCTGCTCGCCGCCGCCCGCACCCTCGGCGACGCGCCGGAAGAGCCGATCCTGAAAGCAGGCTACGCCCAGGGCGTCGCCAACTGGCTGCGCGCCGTGCCGGAACTCGAACGCCAGGGCCGCATCCCGCTCGTCGAAGGCACGCATGCCGCCATCCGCGCCCTGGCCGACGATGCGCTGACAGACCTCGCAGAGGCCCGCCGCACGCGCCCTGCGCCGGAAGTACGTCCGGCCATGCTGGCCCTCTGGCAGACCGACGCGATCCTGAAAAAAGCCCGCCGCGACCCCGCCGCCGTCTCGGAAAACCGCCTGACCCTGCCGCCCTTCCGCTCCCGCCTCGGGCTGATGCACCGGGCCCTGACCGGACGCTGGTAA
- a CDS encoding trans-aconitate 2-methyltransferase gives MDDAFLTLHREMTRQGPGTSEDVRWALSQLDLPDAPNVLDAACGPGADLVTLAECLPRAQIEGIDQLPHLVEEARTATARFTNVTVSTGDMAQITGFYDLIWCAGALYFLGVTEGLTLWRRALTTDGAIAFSEPVLSPEAPQAARDFWADYPAISDLDGITARVEAAGYDVLNHRLVTGRAWAEYYAELGGRIAALRPDADAALDQVLDTALREITLWRQAPGDIAYALILARPGFGPT, from the coding sequence GTGGACGACGCCTTCCTGACGCTCCACCGCGAGATGACGCGTCAAGGCCCCGGCACATCGGAGGATGTCCGATGGGCCCTCAGCCAGCTTGACCTGCCCGATGCGCCCAATGTGCTCGACGCCGCCTGCGGTCCTGGTGCGGATCTCGTGACCCTGGCCGAATGTCTGCCCCGGGCGCAGATCGAAGGCATCGACCAACTGCCCCACCTTGTCGAAGAGGCCCGCACGGCCACCGCCCGCTTCACCAACGTCACCGTATCGACCGGCGACATGGCGCAGATCACCGGCTTTTACGACCTCATCTGGTGCGCCGGCGCGCTCTATTTCCTAGGCGTCACCGAAGGGCTGACACTCTGGAGGCGCGCCCTCACGACCGATGGCGCAATCGCCTTCTCCGAACCCGTCCTCAGCCCCGAGGCACCGCAGGCCGCCCGCGATTTCTGGGCCGACTACCCGGCAATCTCCGACCTCGACGGCATCACCGCGCGGGTCGAGGCAGCCGGCTACGACGTGCTGAACCACCGCCTTGTCACCGGCAGGGCCTGGGCGGAGTATTACGCCGAACTCGGCGGCCGCATCGCCGCCCTACGCCCCGATGCCGACGCCGCGCTGGACCAAGTCCTCGACACCGCGCTGCGCGAAATCACCCTCTGGCGGCAGGCCCCCGGCGATATCGCCTACGCGCTCATCCTTGCGCGCCCCGGTTTCGGGCCTACCTGA
- a CDS encoding MFS transporter translates to MTETALPLEDDRRAKRNVIVLVLAQALLGAQMAMIFVVGGLAGQSLASNVCFATLPISLIVLGSMISANPLSMVMQRFGRKAGFLIGALGGATGAAIAGYGLYLASFPVYLTGSFLTGIYMSAQGFYRFAAADTASDDFRPKAISYVLAGGLASAIIGPQLVKVTSQAMVVPFLGTYLAVIAINLLGALLFFFLDIPKPPPPAPDSPRGRTRWELLTTPRIAVAVICAMVSYALMNLVMTSTPLAVVGCGFTESNAADIVTGHVLAMFAPSFFTGHLIARFGVERIVGAGLVILAAAGIVALQGVEIENFFIALILLGLGWNFGFIGATTMLAGAHDVHERGRMQGMNDLLVFGGVTVASLASGGLMNCSGSTAEAGWTAVNLAMVPLLTLAGGALIWLVMRPKTA, encoded by the coding sequence ATGACCGAGACCGCCCTGCCCCTTGAAGATGACCGCCGCGCGAAGCGTAACGTGATCGTGCTGGTACTGGCGCAGGCCCTCCTGGGGGCGCAGATGGCGATGATCTTCGTCGTCGGCGGGCTGGCCGGGCAGAGCCTTGCCAGCAACGTGTGTTTCGCCACGTTGCCGATTTCGCTGATCGTGCTGGGGTCGATGATTTCGGCCAACCCGTTGTCGATGGTGATGCAGCGGTTCGGGCGCAAGGCCGGTTTCCTGATTGGGGCCTTGGGCGGGGCCACCGGGGCGGCGATTGCGGGCTATGGCCTTTATCTGGCGTCCTTTCCGGTTTACCTGACGGGCAGTTTCCTGACCGGCATCTACATGTCGGCGCAGGGCTTTTACCGCTTCGCCGCCGCCGACACGGCGAGCGATGATTTCCGGCCCAAGGCGATTTCCTATGTTCTGGCGGGCGGGCTGGCGAGTGCCATCATCGGACCCCAACTGGTGAAGGTGACGAGCCAGGCGATGGTCGTCCCTTTCCTGGGCACGTACCTGGCGGTGATCGCGATCAACCTTTTGGGCGCGCTGCTGTTCTTCTTCCTGGACATTCCGAAACCCCCGCCGCCCGCGCCGGACAGTCCCAGGGGGCGCACCCGGTGGGAACTGCTGACCACGCCGCGAATCGCGGTGGCGGTGATCTGCGCCATGGTGTCCTATGCGCTGATGAACCTGGTGATGACCTCGACACCGCTGGCGGTGGTGGGCTGCGGGTTCACCGAGAGCAACGCGGCGGACATCGTGACAGGCCACGTGCTGGCGATGTTCGCGCCTTCGTTCTTTACCGGGCATCTGATCGCGCGGTTCGGGGTGGAGCGAATCGTGGGCGCGGGCCTTGTGATCCTGGCCGCCGCGGGAATCGTGGCGCTGCAGGGGGTGGAGATCGAGAATTTCTTCATCGCCTTGATCCTGCTGGGGCTGGGCTGGAATTTCGGGTTCATCGGGGCGACGACCATGCTGGCGGGCGCTCATGACGTGCATGAGCGGGGTCGGATGCAGGGGATGAACGACCTGTTGGTCTTCGGCGGTGTCACGGTGGCGTCATTGGCCTCGGGCGGGCTGATGAACTGTTCGGGCAGCACGGCGGAGGCCGGGTGGACAGCGGTGAACCTCGCGATGGTGCCGCTTCTGACGCTGGCGGGCGGGGCGCTGATCTGGCTGGTGATGCGGCCGAAGACAGCCTGA